In Quercus robur chromosome 10, dhQueRobu3.1, whole genome shotgun sequence, a genomic segment contains:
- the LOC126701497 gene encoding probable glutathione peroxidase 2, with amino-acid sequence MQLLKFTNFVSFFFLLISFFFGLYLYTNPSSLLSHSMAENTSKSIYDFTVKDIRGNDVSLSEYNGKVLLIVNVASKCGLTQTNYKELNVLYEKYKNQGFEILAFPCNQFLGQEPGNNEEIQEAACTMFKAEFPIFDKVEVNGKNAAPIYKFLKSQKGGVFGDALKWNFTKFLLNKEGKVVERYAPTTSPLKVEKDIQKLLEAS; translated from the exons ATGCAATTGTTGAAATTTACCAACtttgtctcttttttcttccttcttataAGTTTCTTCTTCGGATTGTACCTGTACACAAACCcatcttctcttctttctcacAGCATGGCTGAAAACACTTCCAAATCCATATATGATTTTACTGTCAAG GATATCCGTGGAAATGATGTAAGCCTGAGTGAATACAATGGCAAGGTGCTCCTGATTGTCAACGTTGCTTCAAAATG TGGTTTGACACAAACAAATTACAAGGAATTGAATGTTCTGTATgaaaagtacaaaaaccaag GGTTTGAGATCTTGGCATTTCCTTGCAACCAATTTTTAGGACAAGAACCAGGAAACAATGAAGAGATTCAGGAAGCTGCATGCACAATGTTCAAAGCTGAATTCCCAATCTTTGATAAG GTTGAGGTGAATGGGAAGAATGCAGCACCCATTTACAAGTTCCTTAAATCACAGAAAGGAGGGGTATTTGGAGATGCCCTAAAATGGAACTTCACAAAGTTTCTATTAAACAAAGAAGGAAAGGTTGTGGAGCGATATGCACCAACTACATCCCCTCTTAAAGTAGAG AAAGACATCCAGAAACTCTTGGAAGCTTCATGA
- the LOC126703842 gene encoding uncharacterized protein LOC126703842, which translates to MDLLEEYRESQVQLAIPNRTVPVQTWKPPTGSQYKINFDAAVFADIKVSGVGVVIRNDKGEVMAALSARGPPVMDSEEAEVLAGRKALEFALDVGFSEVVLEGDNVGVMRSIQLTGANNSRLGHIYGDIHCLAASFRVWSVSNVKRTANSVAHSLAKYARQVVDEQVWLEESPPPTQDALYFDSCFVNV; encoded by the coding sequence ATGGACCTGTTGGAGGAGTATAGAGAGTCTCAAGTCCAGCTTGCTATACCGAATCGGACTGTGCCTGTGCAGACATGGAAGCCACCGACTGGGTCTCAATACAAAATAAACTTCGATGCGGCGGTGTTTGCTGATATCAAGGTTTCCGGTGTTGGTGTGGTCATCCGGAATGACAAGGGAGAAGTCATGGCGGCCTTGTCTGCTAGAGGGCCACCGGTGATGGACAGTGAGGAGGCTGAGGTGTTGGCAGGGCGTAAGGCATTGGAGTTTGCATTGGATGTGGGCTTTTCGGAAGTGGTTCTGGAGGGAGATAATGTTGGTGTGATGCGGTCCATTCAATTGACAGGTGCGAATAACTCACGCCTGGGTCATATATATGGGGATATCCACTGTCTGGCAGCAAGCTTTAGAGTTTGGTCGGTTAGTAATGTAAAACGAACGGCTAATTCTGTTGCCCATTCATTGGCCAAATATGCTAGACAAGTAGTTGATGAACAGGTTTGGTTGGAAGAGTCCCCACCACCTACTCAAGATGCGTTGTACTTTGATTCCTGCTTTGTTAATGTTTGA